A single window of Vigna unguiculata cultivar IT97K-499-35 chromosome 1, ASM411807v1, whole genome shotgun sequence DNA harbors:
- the LOC114177590 gene encoding uncharacterized protein LOC114177590: MAMLNNSNPTTQSQSIQIQAQLPQQRLPFTVPIKAQDSNFPNRTTVAGQTARRVFQILFYLYLFLVSVLVIFLVIYGLVSDAHTHHFHPQKWYPPLLASTACAGIVGFTWQRITARHSTRVVRLAFWLSPLLTCAMGIMFICIGTAVSLAVGVIALVSALIQSLYGCWASPRFEYGTRILSVSIAFPPNKTQGLTLYSILIGILYCCFLVAGIGGARAIENRTKLSPFFIFLILLSLGWTMQFLKNAMYVTISRVKYMAFSGGVDMDTRIAFCDTIKHLTGCVSIGSILVPIIVLFRGFARATSLVGGDTDEFMFSCVSCYTGIASLLVIRGNRWGLVHVGVYNKGFVQASSDTWEMFNRVGLVELIDLDLTGVFCFLSGVGTGAICSLVGGIWSLVTHKSYATEVSIYAFLIGYFMCRLAIAWAQACVAAYYVAYAENPQSTHFDSTIPVRLEQLNRSQALQIFGANNFS; this comes from the exons ATGGCCATGTTGAACAATTCTAATCCCACCACACAATCACAGAGCATCCAAATCCAAGCACAACTTCCACAGCAGAGGCTTCCGTTCACAGTCCCCATCAAG GCACAAGATTCAAACTTTCCCAATAGAACAACAGTGGCGGGTCAAACAGCAAGAAGGGTTTTCCAGATTCTGTTCTACTTGTATTTGTTCTTGGTTTCAGTCTTGGTGATTTTCCTTGTCATATATGGTCTGGTCTCTGACGCTCACACCCACCATTTCCACCCTCAGAAATGGTACCCCCCACTTCTAGCTTCAACAGCATGTGCTGGAATTGTTGGTTTCACATGGCAACGCATCACTGCACGCCACTCCACAAGGGTAGTCAGGTTAGCATTTTGGCTGAGTCCCCTGCTAACATGCGCAATGGGAATTATGTTCATATGCATTGGCACTGCCGTGAGTCTTGCAGTTGGTGTAATTGCTTTGGTTTCTGCATTGATCCAATCCCTCTATGGTTGTTGGGCCAGTCCCAGATTTGAATATGGCACCAGAATCTTGTCAGTTTCAATAGCCTTTCCTCCTAACAAAACCCAAGGGCTAACCCTTTATTCAATCCTCATTGGCATTCTTTACTGCTGTTTCCTTGTGGCTGGGATTGGAGGAGCAAGAGCCATTGAAAACAGAACCAAACTATCACCCTTTTTCATCTTCTTGATCTTGCTGAGCCTAGGATGGACTATGCAGTTTCTGAAGAATGCAATGTATGTCACTATTTCAAGGGTCAAGTATATGGCTTTTTCAGGAGGAGTTGACATGGACACTAGAATTGCATTTTGTGACACAATCAAACACTTAACTGGATGTGTTTCCATAGGGTCCATCTTGGTTCCCATCATCGTGCTCTTCCGGGGTTTTGCACGAGCCACGAGTCTGGTTGGAGGAGATACAGATGAGTTCATGTTTTCCTGTGTGAGTTGCTATACGGGGATTGCATCTCTTCTTGTGATCCGTGGGAACCGATGGGGTTTAGTGCACGTTGGAGTTTATAACAAGGGGTTTGTGCAAGCATCTTCTGATACTTGGGAGATGTTCAATAGAGTTGGATTGGTGGAACTCATAGACTTGGATCTCACTGGAGTATTCTGTTTCCTTAGTGGGGTTGGCACTGGTGCAATATGTAGTCTAGTGGGTGGAATTTGGAGTCTTGTAACGCACAAGAGCTATGCCACAGAAGTGTCCATTTATGCTTTCCTCATTGGCTATTTCATG TGTCGATTGGCCATAGCATGGGCACAAGCTTGTGTTGCAGCTTACTATGTTGCCTACGCAGAAAATCCACAGAGCACTCATTTTGACTCCACTATTCCAGTACGCTTGGAGCAGCTTAACAGATCTCAAGCTCTGCAAATATTTGGAGCTAATAATTTCAGCTGA
- the LOC114176159 gene encoding uncharacterized protein LOC114176159 — translation MDSASMQVATSKFVLCPNASAAKVAGSKKIATVNFRSKFKGCETKIHVVSSNGSVSSSSSRRSVSSLKADDNKRRSNLESLFCYDKAIPEEIIEKPVGLSLEEKSIGNNSRCTDCEAKGAVLCVTCAGSGLYVDSILESQGIIVKVRCLGCGGTGNIMCAECGGRGHLGPK, via the exons ATGCTTCAGCGGCTAAGGTTGCAGGTTCCAAGAAGATTGCCACCGTCAATTTCAGGTCCAAATTCAAAGGATGTGAAACCAAAATCCATGTCGTTTCCTCAAATGGCTCTGTCTCTAGCTCCTCTTCGCGTCGG TCTGTATCAAGTTTGAAAGCAGATGATAACAAACGCAGAAGTAATCTTGAATCTCTGTTTTGTTATGATAAAGCCATTCCAGAAGAAATAATTGAGAAGCCTGTTGGGCTATCTTTGGAAGAAAAATCTATTGGTAACAATTCCAGATGCACTGATTGCGAGGCCAAAGGTGCTGTGCTTTGTGTCACTTGTGCTGGTTCTGGTCTATACGTTGATTCCATATTGGAAAGCCAGGGCATAATTGTTAAAGTTCGTTGCTTAG GCTGTGGGGGAACAGGCAATATAATGTGTGCAGAATGTGGCGGACGAGGTCATCTGGGACCTAAATGA